One Butyricicoccus intestinisimiae genomic window, TATCTGCTTCGGCATTGGGGCGGCTATCGGCGTTCCCACCTACCTTTTGACCCGGCAGGCCATCGGCAACACCGGGGCGCTGTTCGCTATGCTGGCGATCATGCTCCCGGCGTTTCTGCTTGCCATGTACGAAAAGGACGGCCTGCCCTTTGAAAAGGTGATCCGCAACATCATCCGGGTCAAGTTTACCCGCCCCGGCATCCGACCGTACCGAACGGAAAATATCTATGCCCCATTTGCACGAAAGGAGGAGCCTATTGAGCAAAGCAAAAAAGCAGAAAAACGGAAATAAGCACCGGGCGCTGTCCGCCCAGCAGACCATTCCCTATATCGCCATGCACCCAGACGGGATCTGCCAAATCCCCGGCGGGCTTTACACAAAGACGCTGGAATATGAGGACATCAATTATGCCGTGGCGTCCACGGAGGATCAGACTGCCATTATCAGCGGGTGGAGCGCGTGCCTGAATTATTTTGACAGCTCCCTGCCGTTCCAGCTTTCCTTTGTCAACCGCCGCAGCCGCAACGCCAACCGCTACAAGGTGAATATCCCGGCACAGGAGGATGCCTTCAACAGTATCCGGGGTGAGTATGTGGAAATGCTCAAAGGCCAGATCGCCAAGAGTAATAACGGCATTGAACGGTATAAGTACATCACCTTTGGCCTACCCGCCGAGGGCGTGGCAGAGGCGCGTCCACGGCTGGGGCGCGTGGAGGTGGATGTCATGGGCAATCTGAAACGGCTGGGCGTCCAGTCCCGCCCGCTGGATGGCCGGGATCGGCTGGCGGTGCTGCATGGGCAGATGCATCCCGGCGGGCGTGAGCCGTTCCGCTTTGCGTGGAAAGACATTCCCAAGACGGGCATGGGGACGAAGGACTACATCGCCCCGGACAGCTTCGATTTCCGGCAGAGCCGGACTTTCCGTGTCGGCCAGATGTGGGGCGCGGCGTCCTATTTGCAGATCATGGCGTCGGAGCTTT contains:
- a CDS encoding PrgI family protein; this encodes MPYVNVPNDLSKIKTKIAFNLTKRQLICFGIGAAIGVPTYLLTRQAIGNTGALFAMLAIMLPAFLLAMYEKDGLPFEKVIRNIIRVKFTRPGIRPYRTENIYAPFARKEEPIEQSKKAEKRK